In Silene latifolia isolate original U9 population chromosome X, ASM4854445v1, whole genome shotgun sequence, the following proteins share a genomic window:
- the LOC141617419 gene encoding uncharacterized protein LOC141617419, which yields MSKTVDYLDNKPLYARSRKAKMARNAANIMGKMLSEMQIAKGSKVESFPLQNVKFKWQSIAKNVDCGVFMMMHMAFYTGKVFDSELGDERKRMLYRAEICAILVLSDLNQVRKEVQGRISKFRNEREQLKEKLLQKRRLEEKKEKKEEEKKEEEKTKKPQEKQKEEEPKQPRVKSVAYKRSPRAIGEDEEIIFKFHKDDAMGCSLGHGEIDGDIFLVSEFMRANQKLLSSTTNLRRHVLDYAFMDDIDFHKR from the exons ATGTCGAAAACCGTTGACTACCTAGACAACAAACCCTTATATGCCAGATCCCGAAaagcaaaaatggcaagaaatgcg GCAAATATCATGGGGAAAATGTTGTCAGAAATGCAAATTGCAAAAGGCTCCAAAGTGGAAAGTTTCCCACTTCAGAATGTGAAATTTAAATGGCAGAGCATTGCAAAAAATGTGGATTGTGGGGTTTTCATGATGATGCACATGGCTTTCTACACGGGGAAGGTTTTTGACTCTGAGCTGGGGGATGAACGGAAAAGAATGTTGTACCGTGCTGAAATATGTGCAATACTTGTTCTTAGCGACTTGAATCAAGTACGAAAAGAGGTGCAAGGGAGGATATCAAAATTCAGGAATGAAAGGGAACAGCTGAAGGAAAAGCTGCTGCAAAAAAGAAGGCtggaagagaagaaggaaaaaaaggaagaggaaaaaaaggaagaggaaaaaacaAAGAAGCCACAGGAAAAACAAAAGGAGGAAGAGCCCAAACAGCCGAGGGTGAAGTCGGTTGCTTACAAGCGTTCTCCTAGAGCAATTGGTGAAGATGAGGAGATaatatttaaatttcataaagaTGATGCTATGGGATGTTCTCTAGGTCACGGTGAAATTGACGGTGATATATTCCTAGTCTCTGAATTTATGAGAGCAAATCAGAAACTGCTGTCCAGTACAACTAATCTGAGAAGGCACGTTCTTGATTATGCGTTTATGGATGATATCGACTTCCACAAAAGGTAA